In the Oceanibaculum nanhaiense genome, GCGGGTCAGGCCGCGCACGCTGCCGCGCAAGCCCAGCCAGATGCCGGACAGGATAGCGCCGGCGCCGGTCGCGGCGACCAGCATGCCCAGCCCCTCGGCGCCGGCCTGGAACACGCCGTCGGCATAGGCCGGCATCAGCTCCAGCACGGCGCGCAGGCTGGTCGAGGTGACGATGACCAGCACCAGCAGCGGGCCGATGCCGGCATGGCGTGCGGCATAGAGATAGCCTTCGCCCATCTCGGTGAAGAGCGGCCGGTTGCCATCCTCGCGCGGCTTGTGTTCCGGCAGTTTCAGCAGCAGCAGCGCGACCAGAAAGGCAAAGTAGGTCACGGCGTTGGTGGCGAAGGTCCAGCCCGCGCCGCCCATCGCGATGACGCCGCCGGCAATCGCCGGGCCGATGAAGCGCGCGAGGTTGAAATTGATCGAGTTGATGGCGATGGCCGCCCCCAGATCCTCGCGCGGCACCAGCATGGGGATCATGGCGAGGCGGGCCGGCTGATAGAAGGCGGTGACAGCGCCGAGGAAGGCGGTCAGCCCGATCAGCATCCAGATATCGAGAAGGCCGGTAAAGGTCAGGACGGCCAGCGTCACTGCCTGCGCGATGGCAAGGTACTGGGCGAATTTGGCGACCTTCATCGGGCCGATGCGGTCCACCGCGACCCCGGCGAAGGCGGTGACCACCACGGTCGGGAACAGATCGGCGAAGGCGACGATGCCGAGCCAGGCGCTGGAACCGGTCAGTTCCCACGCCACCCAGCCGATGCCGATGCGCTGCATCCAGGTGCCGATGAGCGAGGCCATATTACCGGTCACGTAGAGCCGGTAATTCGGGTGGGAGAGGGCGCGGCCGACAGGGCCAAGGCGGGCGGATAAAGGCATGGTCTGGATGATAGCCTGTTTTCAAGGCAATAGCCGAGACTTGCTTGCTGGGCCGCTATGTCCGGTTGGCGCGCGGGCGGTTTGCGCAAAATCCCCGGAAATACCGCGAAATACCGCGAAATATCGTTGAACGATGGCGATACCGGGCGTAGGGTTCGCGGCTGTCGGCATCGCCGTCATTCCAGCCTGTCAACCAGCCCCCGTGAGGAACAGAAATGGCTCTGATCGCCCAGCGCCTGAACCGGATCAAGCCGTCCCCGACCATCGCCGTCTCGATGAAGGCGCGCGAACTGCAGGCGCAGGGCCGCAAGGTCATCGCGCTGTCGGCCGGCGAACCGGACTTCGACACCATCGATTTCGTCAAGGAAGCCGCCATCGAGGCGATTCGCAAGGGCCAGACGAAATACACCAATGTCGATGGCACCAACGAGCTGAAGCAGGCGATCGTCGATAAGTTCAAGCGCGAGAACGGGCTGGACTACAAGATTTCGCAGGTCACCGTCGGCACCGGCGGCAAGCAGATTCTCTACAACGCGCTGATGGCGACGCTCGATCCGGGCGACGAGGTGATCATTCCGGCACCCTACTGGGTCAGCTATCCGGACATGGTGCTGCTCGCCGAGGGCACGCCGGTCATCGTGCAGTGCCCGCAGGAGAACGATTTCAAGCTGCGGCCGGAGGATCTGGAAAAGGCGATCACGCCGAAGACCAAATGGATCATCCTGAACAGCCCGTCGAACCCGACCGGTGCCGGCTATACCCGCGCCGACATGAAGGCGGTTACCGACGTGCTGCTGCGTCATCCGCAGGTCCACGTCATGACCGACGACATGTACGAGCATCTCGTCTATGACGATTTCAAATTCTGCACGCCGGCCGAGGTGGAGCCGAAGCTCTATGACCGCACGCTGACCTGCAACGGCGTGTCCAAGGCCTATGCCATGACCGGCTGGCGCATCGGCTATGCCGCCGGGCCGGAGCCGCTGATCAAGGCAATGGGCGTGATCCAGTCGCAGTCCACCTCCAACCCGTCCTCGATCAGCCAGGCGGCTGCTGTCGCCGCGCTGAACGGCTCGACCGACTATATCCAGGAGCGCAACGTCGCCTTCCGCGAGCGCCGCGACCTGGTCGTGTCCATGCTGAACCAGGCCAGTGGCCTGAACTGCCCGAAGCCGGACGGGGCGTTCTACGTCTATCCGTCCTGCGCCGGGCTGATCGGCAAGAAGACGCCGGACGGCAAGGTGATCGCCAGCGATACCGATTTCGCGACCGCGTTGCTGGAGGCCGAGGGAGTGGCCGTGGTGCAGGGTGAGGCATTCGGCCTGTCCCCGCATTTCCGCATCTCCTACGCCACCTCCACCGAGTTGCTGGAGGATGCCTGCACGAAGATCCAGCGCTTCTGCAATTCGCTGAGTTGATCGGCGCGCGAACGGATAAGAAAAACCCCCGGCATCTGCCGGGGGTTTTTTTCGTGGCCTTCTTCTTGTGCTGGCTTACTCCATCGCGGCGCGTAGGGCGGGCGGCGTGCCGGGCAGATTGCTCACCATGATCTTCGCGACGGTCAGGATCGGCACCGCCAGAAGCGCGCCGGGCAGGCCCCACAGCCAGCCCCAGAAGATCACTGCCAGGAACACCAGAATCGGGTTCAGAGTCAGCTGCCGGCCCAGCAGCAGCGGCGTGATGAACTGCCCTTCGATAACCGTCAGCGCGTAGGCGGCCAGCGGCGGTATCAGGATCTGCGTCCAGCTGTCGAAATTCAGCAGCGCGGCGCTGGCGATGATGGCCGCCGTGATTGCCGGGCCGATATAGGGCAGGAAGTTCAGCACTGCCGCCAATACCCCCCAGAGCAAGGGGTTGGGCATGCCCAGCGCCCACATCGCGGCCGCGGTCAGCAGGCCGAGCGCCAGGCTGATGAGGGTGAAGGTGCGCAGATAGATCGATATTTTCCACTGCACCTCCAGCAGGATGCGCTTCATGCGCCGTCGCTGGTCGGTCTGGGTTATGGCCTCGACGATGCGGCTGGCGGTGGACGGGCCGGCGGCCAGCATGAAGAACAGCAACACCACGGTGATGGCGGAAGTCATCAGGATGGACTGCGCCTGATTGGCCAGGGTTTCGATCAGGCTGCCCTCCACAACGACGATCTGCGGCTTCCTGTCATTCTCCAAATTCGCCATTTCGGCGATTTTCTCGGTGGTCTCCCGCGCCCGGCGCAGCGGCAGTTTCAGTTCGGTCAGTTTCCGTTCGATCTTGTACATGACGCTGGGACCGAGATCGAGATGCTCCGCCGCCGGGCCGGCAAGCTGCACCGCGCCGACGGTCAGGCCTGCGCCCAGCATGGCGACGACGAGCAGTGCGCTCAGCGTTTGCGGCAGCCGAAGGCGGGTCAGCAGCCGCACAATTGGCAACAGCAGGATCGCGAAGATCAGCGCCAGGAAGATCGGCAGCAGCACCGGTTTCGCGAAATAGGCTGTGTAGATCAGCGCCAGCGCGAACAGGCCGATGGCGGCCATGCGGGTGACGCTGCTCGCCTGCAGAAAGGCGAGAGACGAGCTCTCGTCGGACTCCGTATCGCCCGCAACAGAATTATCAGAGTCAGCAGAATTCGGCGGGGTCTGGGAAATACCGGGTTCAGTCATCGAAAATTACTGCCTCACAGATAAATTTTTTAATTTCATGATTTGGAAATACTCTATCCCTCGCATTAACGTTTCTGCGTGTTTGCGGTTCCTTCCAGCCTTTCATCAATGTTTTGACTCATCGGAATGTTACGCCGCCGGAGGAAATTTTCTCGACTGACGCGGGAACATTGGCCAGGTGTCCCCGTTTATTGCAACAGAGGCACATGCCTTGATGAAACCAGACTTTACGAATGACGAAAGGAGTCACCCATGGCGACTCGCGAACCTGCCGACGATATCCAGGCTTTGAAGAACGACCTCGCGGCGCTGCGCAAGGATATTGGCGCGCTGGCCAAGACGGTCGGCGACCAGGCCTCCACAACCTCCGATGATGCGATGGATGGGTTGAAGGAGAGGATTGCCGCACTGCGCAGCGAACTCGAAGGGGCGGCCAAGTCGGCCCGGGCGCGCGGTGCCGAGGGTGTCGCGGCCGTCGAGCACCATATAGAGCAGAAGCCGCTGCAGAGCATGCTGATCGCGCTGGGTGCCGGCCTGCTCATCGGCAAGCTGCTGGACCGCCGCTGAGCGGACGCATCGTGCGATATCTTCTCGATATAGCGCTTCCTTACGCGCAGGCGGAACTCCGCACCGCTAAGGAAAGCGCCGGGCGGCTGTGCTGGCGGGTGGCGGGTTTCGCCGCCGCCGGCCTCGTCGCGGCCCTCGGTCTCGGCTTCCTGGTGCTGTCCTTCCATCTGTGGCTGCTGCGCCATGTGCCGGCGCCAGACGCCGCGCTGTGGACGGGGTTGCTGTGCATCGCCGTCGCGGCGTCGGTCGTGCTGGTTGTCTGGCTCATCACACGGGCCGGTGCGCGAAGCCGCCACCGCGAGGTGGCTAAGGCCGCCGCGCTGGCGGAGCTGCAATTGCTTCAGATAGAACTGGAGCAGGGGCTGCGTGCCCACGCCAAGACCGGCACGCTCGGTATGCTGGTGGCCGGTCTGGCGCTGGGGGCAAGCCCCGATTTGCGCGGGATGCTCCGCGACCTCGTGCGCTCGGCGAAGCTATAACCCCATCTGGGCCAGCATGGCGCGGACCAGCGGATGTCTGGCTTCGCCCATGCGGTCGCAGATCGAAAAGTGATTCTCGCGGCCGATCTCCCAATAATCGGTCGTAAGGCCGCGTTCCCGGCACAGCTTCGCGAAATCGGCCGATTGCCGGATCCAGTCCGGCGTTTCGCCGCCGCCGACCGCCACCAGGATCGGGCAGACCGGTCGCGGCAGGTTGGCAACCAGGCTGTTGCGTGCCGCCTCATCGGCTGTCAGGCCGATCTCCGAATTGACCTTCAGCATCGTTACCGGCTCCAGCTCATAGACGCCGGAGACCGCCACCACGCCCTTCACAATGTCGGCGGGGCGGCCTTCTGCAGCCCAATCGCGGGCCAGCATCATCGCCGCCAGATGCGCGCCGGCGGAATGGCCGGACAGATACAGCCGGTCCGGGTCGCCGCCGATCTGCCGTGCGTTGGCGTGCAGCCAGCGTACCGCGTCCGCGGTCTGGCCGACAATGCCGCCGATCGTCAGGGTAGGCGCCAGATCGTAGTTCAGCATCGCCACCGTGGCGCCGGCGGCAACCAGCGGTTCGGCGATATAGCTGTAGAAGTTCTTGTCCAGCCCGCGCCAGTAACCGCCATGGATAAAGACATGGATCGGCGCGTTGGGTGTCTTCGCCGGAAAGATATCCATCGTCTGCAAGGGGCCGTCGCCATAGCGCATGTCCAGCGAGCCGGTCAGCGCGTCCCGGGTCTTTGCGCTGCGGCTGGCCTGGGCGTCAAGATAGGCCTGGAAGTTCGGCGCGGCGAGGCGCGGGTTATATTCCCGCTCCAGCGCCTCGCCGGCGAGCCCTTTATAGCTTGCAGACATCAGCCCTTGTATCCCACGACGTCCTGCTGCTGTTCGCCAAGCCCCTCGATACCGAGCTTCATAACGTCGCCCGGCTTCAGGAACATCGGCGGCTTCATGCCGGCACCCACGCCCGGCGGCGTGCCGGTCGGGATGATGTCGCCCGGCATCAGCGTCATGAACTGGCTGATATAGCTGACCAGATGCTTCACACCATAGACCATGGTGGTGGTGGAGCCGTCCTGGCAGCGCTTGCCGTTCACATCCAGCCACATCTTCAGCTGCTGCGGATCGGCGATCTCGTCCTTCGTCACCAGCCACGGGCCGATCGGCGCGAAGGTGTCGGCGCTCTTGCCCTTCACCCACTGGCCATGGCGCTCGATCTGGAATTCGCGTTCCGAGATATCGTTCACCAGCACATAGCCGGCTACATGGTCGAGGCTGTCCTTCTCCTCGACATATTGCGCCTTCTTGCCGATGACGATTCCCAGCTCGACTTCCCAGTCGGTCTTTTTGGAATTCTTCGGGATGATGACGGTGTCGTTGGGGCCGTTGATGGAGGTCGTCGCCTTCATGAAGATGATCGGCTCCGCTGGCACCTGCATGCCGGTTTCGGCGGCATGGTCGGAATAGTTCAGGCCGACGCAGATGATCTTGCCAATGGCGCCGACCGGGCAACCAAGGCGCGGATCGCCGGACACGGCCGGCAGGCTGGCCGGGTCGAGGGCGGCCAGCTTCTTCAGGCCTTCGGGCGAGATCGTTCCGCCATCGATGTCGGCGACATGACCGGACAGATCGCGCAGGGTGCCATTGGCATCCAGCAGGCCGGGCTTTTCCTTGCCGGCTTCTCCGTAGCGCAAAAGACGCATGGTTACTCTCCCTGTTTTGGCGTGCGTTGGATCAGAGGGTCAGTTCATCAGAGGGTCAGGCCGCCATCGATCAGATGGGCCACCCCCGTTGTATAGGCGGATTCGTCGGAAGCGAGATAGAGCGCCAGCGCCGCGATCTCCTCCGCTGTGCCCAGCCGTCCCATCGGCTGGCGGGCGATGAAGGCCTGGCGCGCGGCGGCCGGATCGTCGAAGGCGTTGATGCGGTCGTGCAGCGAGGGGGTCTCCACCGTTCCCGGACAGATCGCGTTGCAGCGTATGCCCTTGGCGATGAAGTCGATGGCGATGGATTTGGTCATGCCGATCACGGCGGCCTTGCTGGCGGTATAGACGAAGCGATTCGGTACCCCCGCCGCCGAGGAGGCGACCGAGGACATCAGGATGATGGAACCGCCGCCATTATCGATCATCGCCGGCAGGAAGGCACGCGTCACGCGGTACATCGCCTTGCTGTTCAGCTCGAACGAGAAGTCGTAATCCTTCTCCTCGCACTCCAGGATGGTGCCGCTGGCAACGAAGCCGGCGCAGCTGAATAGCGCATCGACCGGGCCGACATCCCTGGCGGCTTCCTGCACGGCGGCGCTGTCGGTCACGTCCAGCAACCGGGTCTCGATGCCGGGCGCTTCCGCCTTCAGCGAGTCGAGCGCCGCCGCATTGATGTCGGTCGCGACGACCCTTGCCCCTTCGCGCGCGAAGGCCAGCGCCGAGGCGCGCCCGATGCCCTGTCCGGCGGCGGTGATGAAGGCTTTCTTCCCGCTCAGGCGGTTTCCCATTGCGTCTGCCCCTCATGCGTTTTGTTTCTTTATTAGGAGTCCTGATAACGGCTTGGGGGCCTGTCTGGCAAGGCTGTCGCGTTCACGGCAGGAATGCAGGGAGAGGAGGGGACTAGAGGTTCAGCAGGCTGGGCGCCCGCTCGATGATTTCGTTCAGGATATTCTCGGCGACCTCGATGTTGCGCTCCGCCTCCTTGTCCAGCAGATGGGCGTAGCGCGGTTCGGCCAGCCGCTTCTTGGCCTCATGCAGATTGTGCAGCTCCTGCACGAAAATCTCGCGCGAACCGATCGGCAGGGCGGTGCTCTTGCTCAGCGCCAGGAAGAATTTCGTGCTGGTGCGCAGCACTGATTTGGAGATCAGGATGTTCAGCGCATCGAACTGTTCGTCCAGCCGCTCGTCGCGGCCGGTTTCCAGATTCTTCAGCCGGTTCTCGATGAGGATGCCGAAGGTCTCGAATTCCGAGATCTTGTCGCGGAACTGCCGGTAGGAATGGAAACTGTGCTGATGGACGTTCTTCTCGGTCTGTGCCGCCAGCACGATGATTTCCCGCGCCTGCCGTTCCAGCGCGGCTAGCATTTCCTGGGCTTCTTTCCTGCTATAGCTGCGTGACATCGCCAGCATCCTTGTCGGCAAGAAAGAGAATAGACCAGGTTTCAAACCATCGGCTCATATTCGACATCTTATCTCTTTGCTTTCTGGAATCTTCCTTAAACTAGCATTTGCGACTTGATTAAAAAGATAGAAATACGTTGAATGCTCGCCTTGTCTGCGCTTTTCGCTTTTCAGGCGACTGAATCCTTAGGTCCCGGTCCAGGACGGTAAGGAAACCTTAATAATCCCAATGCCAGCATGCATTGGAAAAAGCCTGCCTCGAAGCGGGCCGTTGAGATGAATCCAGCTTCCGGCACTCCCGGCAATCCTCCCCAGGTGCGCCGGGCTTGATCGTATTTTGCGCTTTTGCCCGGAGAATTCTCTTGATTGCGTTTCAGCAGAACCAAAAAAACAGCCTGGCCGCGGCCGACGATAACAAGCCAGAGCGGATTATCGAACTGACCTCCGATCTTGCGGCCCTGACGCGGGACAAGATCACGGCCATCCGGGCGATCACCAGCCGTACCAAGATCCTGGCGCTGAATGCGCTGATCGAGGCCAACCGCGCCGGCGAGGCGGGGCGCGGCTTCGCGGTGGTGGCCGGTGAGGTGAAGTCGGTATCGGGTGAGATCGAGATGATCTCCAACTCGCTGGAAAGCGAGCTGTCGCACAGGGTTGACGGGCTGCAGCGGCTGGGCAGCAATCTGGTCGATCACATGCGCGGCGACCGGCTTGTCGATCTGGCGCTGAACGCGGTGGAGCTGATCGACCGCAACCTCTACGAACGCACCTGTGATGTGCGCTGGTGGGCGACCGACAGCGCCGTGGTCGATTGCGCGGCGGATGCCTCGGCGGAGCGTTGTTCCTACGCCGCCAAGCGGCTGGGCGTCATCCTGTCGGCCTATACGGTCTATCTCGACCTGTGGATCGCCGATCTGAACGGTCAGGTCATCGCCAATGGCCGGCCGGATTCCTACCATGTGAAAGGCACGGACGTGTCGCGCGAATCCTGGTTCCGGGACGCGCTGCACACCGCCACGGGCGATGATTACGCGGTGGCGGACATCGCCGCCTCGCCGCAGCTTGGCAACAGGCCGGTGGCAACCTATTCGGCGGCGATCCGCGAGGGCGGGGAAGCGCATGGCAAGGTGCTTGGCGTGCTGGGCATTCATTTCGACTGGGGCCCGCAGGCCGACGCCATCGTGAAGGGCGTACGCCTGACCCCGGAAGAGGGGGAGAACACGCGGGTTCTGCTGCTGGACAACCGCTTCCGGGTGATCGCGTCCTCGGACGGCAAGGGCATCCTGGCCGAGACGCTGCGGCTGAACACCGGCCAGGCGCGCAGCGGCCATTACCGCGACGAGGCAGGGGGCCGCGTCGGCTTCGCGCTGACGCCGGGCTACGAGACCTATGCCGGCCTCGGCTGGTATGGCTGCATCGTGCAGCGCACCTGAACGTATTCCGGAGGGGGAATGGTGGGCGGTACTGGGATTGAACCAGTGACCCCACGCGTGTGAAGCGTGTGCTCTCCCGCTGAGCTAACCGCCCTTTAGGCCCGCCGCTTGGCGGCGGAGGGCCTTCGTATAGGGCCCGTGCTTCCGGCTGTCAAGCGATGGCGTACTTCTTTGAGCCCTACAGGCTCGTCGGCTCGTCGGGGCCGCCCTGGCCTTCCTCGGCAAGGCTGCGGCCGGCGCGCCGGATGGTGCCGTTCAGCATGACCATGAAGCCGAACATCACGAACAGGATCACCCCGGCGAGATAGGGCAGGCTGGGGTCGATCTTGTAGAGCGGCATGGCGAAGACCGGCGAGATCACATGCCCGGCAGCGCCCGTTGCACCGACCAGCCCGGCCACCGATCCCTGCTCGTCCTGCCGCACCGACAGCGAGGCGGCGGCGGCGATGCCGGGGCGGGCGAGGCCGAAGGCCAGGCCGGAGATAACCAGCGCGAACACCAGCGGCCCGTAACTGTCGGCCAGCAGGAACATGATATAGGCGGCGATACCGATGACGCAGCCGATGCGCATCAGGAACTGCGCCGACGGGTTCAGCCGCGGGATGATGACAAGCTGCGCCATCACCGCTGCCATGGCCGAGGCCATCAACCCGACGCCGACATACTGCACCGTCTCGGCGGCGGCCAGCCCCAGCACATCCATGAAATAGAAGGCGGCGGTCTGGATGGTCAGCGCCTGCACCGTGGTGATCATGATGCTGGCCAGCAGGAAGGGCCGCACGCGCCGGTCGAACGGGCTGAGCCGCGGCCGCATCGTCTGACCCTTGGGCTGGGTCTGCTCCGGCAGCATCAGATAGAGCGACACGGCGCTTGCCAGCGCCAGCAGGGCGATGCCGTAGAACGGCATCAGCAGGCCGAACACCACCAGCGCCGCACCGACGCCGGGGCCGATGGTCACGCCCAGGCTGAAGCCGGCATTCATGCCGGCCACGGCGCGCACGCGCTCCGCGCGGCTTGTCCGGTCGGCGACATAGGCCTGGCCGGCGGCGATGGTACCCGATCCCAGCGCGCCATAGAGGATGCGCGACAGTACCAGCAGCACGACGGTGGGAACGACGGCCAGCCAGCCCCACAGCGCCATCTGGATGACGAAGCCGAAGGCGGCGGTGGAGACGGCATAGGCGATCAGCCCGACCAGAATGACCGGGCGGCGGCCCCAGATATCGCTGCGCCGGCCCAGAATCGGCGAGCAGAACACCCAGAAGATCGCCGACACCATGAAGATCGCGCCGACATGGAATTCCGAGAATCCCAGCTCACGGGCGATCGGCGGCAGGTTGGCGAACATCAGTGACTGCCCCATGCCAAGGCAGGTCAGGCTGAAGAACAGCAGCTTGAAGGCGCGCTTGCGGGTTTCCGGCGACGAAGGCTGTCGTGGCTGGTCGGCGGTTTCTGGCGCGTCGCTCATGCCGGCCGCCTCCGGCCGCCAAGGGCACCTTCGGTGCGGATCAGCAGGATGCCGATGGCGACCAGCACCATGCCAATGATGGCGGAGATGCCGAAGGTCTCGCCGAACATCAGCCAGGCCAGGATCGCGGTGAAGGGCGGCACCAGATAGAACAGGCTGGCGACCTGCGAGGCCGCGCCGCGTTTGATCATCACATAGAGCAGGGTGGTCGCGCCGATCGACAGGATGATGGCCTGCCAGGCCAGCGCGAATACGAATTCGCCGGTCCAGTGCACCACATTCGTCTCGAACAGCAGCGCCCCAAGCCCGAAGGCGAAGATGACGGTGACGAACTGCACGCAATTGCCGCCGACGACATCGACGCCGTGGCAGTATTTCTTCTGGTAGAGCGTGCCCAGCGTGATGGCGAGCAGGCTGGCCACGGCATAGAGCGTCGCCCAGGCGGCATCGGCGCTGGCGGTATCGATCTTCTCTGCGATGACGGCGGCCACGCCGGCCAGGCCGAACAGCAGGCCGAGCCATTGCCTGCGAGTGACCTTCTCGCCCAGCATCGGGCCGGCCAGCGCCGCTGTCAGGATCGGCTGCGCGCTGACGATCAAGGCGGCAACGCCAGCCTGAACACCGTTATGGATGGCGATGAACACGCCGCCGAGATAGACGCCCTGCACCAGCAGGCCGACCAGCGCGACATGCTTGATCTCGTGCCGTTTCGGCCAGCTGATTTTCAGCATCAGGGCAATCGGCACCAGCAGCGCCGCCGCCAGCACGAAACGCAGCAGCAGATAGGTCAGCGGTTCGGCATAGGGCAGGCCGAATTTCGCGCCGACGAAGCCGGTACTCCACAGGAAGGTGAAGAGCAGCGGCGACAGGGCGATCCAGACGGTTTGCGTGCGGCTGGCGGGGGAAGGCGGCATTGGCGTTGAATCTATGGATACGGGCGGTGGTTCAGTAAGAACCCGCTTCGCAGCTTCCGCAACCGCCTTCTGTGCGTTTCAGCTATGACAGCAACCCTACGCCAGCGCTGTCTCCAGATCGGCCAGCAGGTCCGCCAGATCCTCGACGCCGACGGAGAGCCGCACCAGCCCGTCGGAGATGCCGAGTTCGGCGCGCACCTCCGGCGGGATCGAGGCGTGGGTCATGATCGCCGGATGCTCGATCAGGCTCTCGACGCCGCCCAGGCTCTCGGCCAGGGCGAACAGCTTCGTGCGTTCTAGGAAGCGCCGGCTCTCATCCAGCCCGCCCTTGATGACCGCGGTGACAATGCCGCCGAAGCCGCCAATCATCTGGCGCTTGGCGAGCTCGTGCTGCGGATGGCTGGCAAGCCCCGGATAAATCACCTTCTCGATCTTCGGATGCGCCTCCAGCCATTGCGCGATGGCCAGCGCGTTGGCGCAATGCCGCTCCATGCGTAGATGCAGCGTCTTCAGTCCGCGCAGTGCCAGGAAGCTGTCGAACGGGCCGGCGACCGAGCCGATGGCGTTCTGCAGATAGGCGAGAGGCTGGCGGAGCGGGCTGCCCTCGCGCACCACGGCGATGCCGCCCACCATGTCGGAATGGCCATTCAGGTACTTGGTCATCGAATGGATGACGATATCGAAACCGTGATCCAGCGGCTTCTGCACATAAGGCGAGGCGAAGGTGTTGTCGGCCACGGCAATCAGCTTGTGCTTTTTGGCAATGGCGGCAATCGCCTGCAGATCGACCAGCCGGAGCATCGGGTTGGTCGGGCTTTCGACCCAGACCATCTTCGTGTTTGGCTTGATCGCGGCTTCCAGCGCCGCCGGGTCGGACAGGTTCACGAAGGAGAATTCCAGCCCGGAAGAGCGCTTGCGCACATTTTCGAACAGACGGTAGGAGCCGCCATAGAGATCGTCCATGGCGGTGACATGGCTGCCGCTGTCCAGCAGCTCCAGAACCGTG is a window encoding:
- a CDS encoding MFS transporter; this encodes MPLSARLGPVGRALSHPNYRLYVTGNMASLIGTWMQRIGIGWVAWELTGSSAWLGIVAFADLFPTVVVTAFAGVAVDRIGPMKVAKFAQYLAIAQAVTLAVLTFTGLLDIWMLIGLTAFLGAVTAFYQPARLAMIPMLVPREDLGAAIAINSINFNLARFIGPAIAGGVIAMGGAGWTFATNAVTYFAFLVALLLLKLPEHKPREDGNRPLFTEMGEGYLYAARHAGIGPLLVLVIVTSTSLRAVLELMPAYADGVFQAGAEGLGMLVAATGAGAILSGIWLGLRGSVRGLTRISLWAVFASCIALLGFAATEDLTIGMITMCFAGAALVVNGVGMQTLMQNAVSGEMRGRVMGIYWMIFRGGPALGALALGAASELFGLHWPLAAACILSLVAWGWSMKRLPRMGQALEA
- a CDS encoding pyridoxal phosphate-dependent aminotransferase is translated as MALIAQRLNRIKPSPTIAVSMKARELQAQGRKVIALSAGEPDFDTIDFVKEAAIEAIRKGQTKYTNVDGTNELKQAIVDKFKRENGLDYKISQVTVGTGGKQILYNALMATLDPGDEVIIPAPYWVSYPDMVLLAEGTPVIVQCPQENDFKLRPEDLEKAITPKTKWIILNSPSNPTGAGYTRADMKAVTDVLLRHPQVHVMTDDMYEHLVYDDFKFCTPAEVEPKLYDRTLTCNGVSKAYAMTGWRIGYAAGPEPLIKAMGVIQSQSTSNPSSISQAAAVAALNGSTDYIQERNVAFRERRDLVVSMLNQASGLNCPKPDGAFYVYPSCAGLIGKKTPDGKVIASDTDFATALLEAEGVAVVQGEAFGLSPHFRISYATSTELLEDACTKIQRFCNSLS
- a CDS encoding AI-2E family transporter; this encodes MTEPGISQTPPNSADSDNSVAGDTESDESSSLAFLQASSVTRMAAIGLFALALIYTAYFAKPVLLPIFLALIFAILLLPIVRLLTRLRLPQTLSALLVVAMLGAGLTVGAVQLAGPAAEHLDLGPSVMYKIERKLTELKLPLRRARETTEKIAEMANLENDRKPQIVVVEGSLIETLANQAQSILMTSAITVVLLFFMLAAGPSTASRIVEAITQTDQRRRMKRILLEVQWKISIYLRTFTLISLALGLLTAAAMWALGMPNPLLWGVLAAVLNFLPYIGPAITAAIIASAALLNFDSWTQILIPPLAAYALTVIEGQFITPLLLGRQLTLNPILVFLAVIFWGWLWGLPGALLAVPILTVAKIMVSNLPGTPPALRAAME
- a CDS encoding DUF883 family protein, whose amino-acid sequence is MATREPADDIQALKNDLAALRKDIGALAKTVGDQASTTSDDAMDGLKERIAALRSELEGAAKSARARGAEGVAAVEHHIEQKPLQSMLIALGAGLLIGKLLDRR
- a CDS encoding alpha/beta hydrolase, producing the protein MSASYKGLAGEALEREYNPRLAAPNFQAYLDAQASRSAKTRDALTGSLDMRYGDGPLQTMDIFPAKTPNAPIHVFIHGGYWRGLDKNFYSYIAEPLVAAGATVAMLNYDLAPTLTIGGIVGQTADAVRWLHANARQIGGDPDRLYLSGHSAGAHLAAMMLARDWAAEGRPADIVKGVVAVSGVYELEPVTMLKVNSEIGLTADEAARNSLVANLPRPVCPILVAVGGGETPDWIRQSADFAKLCRERGLTTDYWEIGRENHFSICDRMGEARHPLVRAMLAQMGL
- a CDS encoding fumarylacetoacetate hydrolase family protein produces the protein MRLLRYGEAGKEKPGLLDANGTLRDLSGHVADIDGGTISPEGLKKLAALDPASLPAVSGDPRLGCPVGAIGKIICVGLNYSDHAAETGMQVPAEPIIFMKATTSINGPNDTVIIPKNSKKTDWEVELGIVIGKKAQYVEEKDSLDHVAGYVLVNDISEREFQIERHGQWVKGKSADTFAPIGPWLVTKDEIADPQQLKMWLDVNGKRCQDGSTTTMVYGVKHLVSYISQFMTLMPGDIIPTGTPPGVGAGMKPPMFLKPGDVMKLGIEGLGEQQQDVVGYKG
- a CDS encoding SDR family oxidoreductase, which gives rise to MGNRLSGKKAFITAAGQGIGRASALAFAREGARVVATDINAAALDSLKAEAPGIETRLLDVTDSAAVQEAARDVGPVDALFSCAGFVASGTILECEEKDYDFSFELNSKAMYRVTRAFLPAMIDNGGGSIILMSSVASSAAGVPNRFVYTASKAAVIGMTKSIAIDFIAKGIRCNAICPGTVETPSLHDRINAFDDPAAARQAFIARQPMGRLGTAEEIAALALYLASDESAYTTGVAHLIDGGLTL
- a CDS encoding methyl-accepting chemotaxis protein, with product MIAFQQNQKNSLAAADDNKPERIIELTSDLAALTRDKITAIRAITSRTKILALNALIEANRAGEAGRGFAVVAGEVKSVSGEIEMISNSLESELSHRVDGLQRLGSNLVDHMRGDRLVDLALNAVELIDRNLYERTCDVRWWATDSAVVDCAADASAERCSYAAKRLGVILSAYTVYLDLWIADLNGQVIANGRPDSYHVKGTDVSRESWFRDALHTATGDDYAVADIAASPQLGNRPVATYSAAIREGGEAHGKVLGVLGIHFDWGPQADAIVKGVRLTPEEGENTRVLLLDNRFRVIASSDGKGILAETLRLNTGQARSGHYRDEAGGRVGFALTPGYETYAGLGWYGCIVQRT
- a CDS encoding MFS transporter — translated: MSDAPETADQPRQPSSPETRKRAFKLLFFSLTCLGMGQSLMFANLPPIARELGFSEFHVGAIFMVSAIFWVFCSPILGRRSDIWGRRPVILVGLIAYAVSTAAFGFVIQMALWGWLAVVPTVVLLVLSRILYGALGSGTIAAGQAYVADRTSRAERVRAVAGMNAGFSLGVTIGPGVGAALVVFGLLMPFYGIALLALASAVSLYLMLPEQTQPKGQTMRPRLSPFDRRVRPFLLASIMITTVQALTIQTAAFYFMDVLGLAAAETVQYVGVGLMASAMAAVMAQLVIIPRLNPSAQFLMRIGCVIGIAAYIMFLLADSYGPLVFALVISGLAFGLARPGIAAAASLSVRQDEQGSVAGLVGATGAAGHVISPVFAMPLYKIDPSLPYLAGVILFVMFGFMVMLNGTIRRAGRSLAEEGQGGPDEPTSL